One genomic window of Erinaceus europaeus chromosome 19, mEriEur2.1, whole genome shotgun sequence includes the following:
- the C19H1orf115 gene encoding required for drug-induced death protein 1: MTVGARLRSRAARSLARRGPRGRAERDEEATAILEQLEGADEAADAEGAGCGASRRVHLAALPERYEPLEEAAPGADKPKKKYRQKLKKYGKNVGKVLSKGCRYVVIGLQGFAAAYSSPFGVATSVVSFVH, from the exons ATGACGGTGGGAGCCCGGCTCCGCAGCAGGGCGGCCCGCAGCCTGGCGCGGCGCGGGCCCCGGGGGCGGGCGGAGCGCGACGAGGAGGCGACCGCCATCCTGGAGCAGCTGGAGGGCGCGGACGAGGCGGCGGACGCGGAGGGCGCGGGGTGCGGGGCGTCCCGCAGGGTGCACCTGGCCGCGCTGCCCGAGCGCTACGAGCCGCTGGAGGAGGCGGCTCCGGGGGCCGACAAGCCCAAGAAGAAGTACCGGCAGAAGCTGAAGAAGTACGGCAAG AATGTTGGGAAGGTCCTGAGCAAAGGCTGCCGCTACGTGGTCATCGGCCTGCAGGGCTTCGCCGCTGCCTACTCCTCCCCGTTCGGTGTGGCCACCAGTGTGGTGTCCTTCGTCCACTAG